From one Streptomyces sp. Q6 genomic stretch:
- a CDS encoding ABC transporter permease has translation MADDRASGIGGGSAAGSARLTRVVAPWVRTRLRTAPGAAAALFLLVLLTSCLAAAFPRAVDRYEDQGLRQTVSDESPGHMGLNATTLDAGIELPPEQRDERLGEDFTRFAFRHLVSGLRAPLVADPRESSYGVRSREQVEVREDWLPRPDGLAVKFTLNAQGGLAGHAKVTAGRLPRAAASLTSMEAAVTRETAKTLHIEAGSVVHTLNIEGEWTAVRITGIVAPRNPSGAYWSARPLLRTPALRSTDGMPPQHYWTGSLLLNPDAGPALLNLPSGVEQYWQLAPSVGRLTARELPALREALAYTTDGPGLLKVRRATATETTDVTTGLDDVIGRFEALRDGITPVVAVAAYGTGTVACVVLLMAGGLGADRRRAELGLLRSRGASLRGLGGRLLAETAVVAVPAGALGLLLALAAVPYGRWTRAALAASAVVAVACAALPVRALAAHRRTRLHTGREDVATARPTPRRTIAELTVLVLAVGAIVALRRRGATDGGDGLVALAPVLVGVVAAFVLVRVHPLVLRRLVGPAGRLRGAIGLLSLARAARTRASAGTAVLPLLALLTALTTAAFGGSVLAGIDGTRDRAALLATGADARVDGSGPLSARTIDAIREAPGVSGATGVTVRYDAEVKEGTRRFPLAAVDPRAYADLAARTDLGAFPASKLKQPASKSSAIPALISPSLREQFTGGRLVLWMNGETVTLRPAVVRSETPALADDFLIVDARALARATEAPARPTSLLLTGAHIDARALRKAAGDDTTVRVRSVERARYVDSPLQTGATDSYVAAVAAGAGFAALALLLALARATPERLALLARLRTMGLTRGQARRLLILESLPQALLATAGGALTGWAAVQLLSPGLDLTSLALADETSTAASHLRTDPLSLALPAVCVLLLATGTATLQAYRSGRRSAARELRAGEEAPL, from the coding sequence ATGGCCGACGACAGGGCGAGCGGGATCGGGGGCGGTTCCGCGGCCGGTTCCGCGAGGTTGACGAGGGTCGTCGCGCCGTGGGTGCGCACCCGGTTGCGGACGGCGCCGGGCGCGGCGGCCGCGCTGTTCCTCCTGGTCCTGCTCACGTCGTGCCTGGCGGCCGCGTTCCCGAGGGCCGTCGACCGCTACGAGGACCAGGGGCTGCGCCAGACCGTCTCCGACGAGTCGCCGGGCCACATGGGTCTCAACGCCACGACGCTCGACGCCGGCATCGAACTCCCCCCGGAACAGCGGGACGAGCGGCTGGGTGAGGACTTCACGCGGTTCGCGTTCCGGCACCTCGTGTCCGGACTGCGCGCCCCGCTCGTCGCGGATCCGCGGGAGTCCTCGTACGGCGTGCGCAGCCGGGAGCAGGTGGAGGTGCGCGAGGACTGGCTGCCCCGGCCCGACGGTCTCGCGGTCAAGTTCACGCTGAACGCGCAGGGCGGCCTCGCCGGGCACGCGAAGGTGACGGCGGGCCGACTGCCGCGCGCCGCCGCGTCCCTGACCTCCATGGAGGCCGCCGTCACGCGAGAGACGGCGAAGACGCTGCACATCGAGGCCGGTTCGGTGGTGCACACGCTGAACATCGAGGGCGAGTGGACCGCCGTACGGATCACGGGAATCGTCGCCCCGCGCAATCCGTCGGGCGCGTATTGGTCGGCCCGGCCGCTGCTGCGCACCCCCGCCCTGCGCAGCACGGACGGCATGCCGCCGCAGCACTACTGGACGGGCTCGCTGCTCCTGAACCCGGACGCCGGGCCCGCGCTCCTGAACCTGCCGAGCGGCGTCGAGCAGTACTGGCAGCTGGCGCCCTCCGTCGGCCGCCTCACGGCACGCGAACTCCCGGCGCTGCGCGAGGCGTTGGCGTACACGACGGACGGCCCCGGCCTCCTGAAGGTACGCCGGGCGACCGCCACCGAGACGACGGACGTCACCACCGGGCTCGACGACGTCATCGGCCGCTTCGAGGCACTGCGCGACGGCATCACCCCCGTCGTCGCGGTCGCCGCGTACGGCACGGGCACCGTCGCCTGCGTCGTGCTGCTGATGGCGGGCGGCCTCGGCGCGGACCGGCGCCGCGCCGAGCTGGGCCTGCTGCGCTCGCGCGGCGCGTCGCTGCGCGGCCTCGGCGGACGGCTGCTCGCCGAGACGGCGGTGGTCGCGGTACCGGCCGGCGCGCTCGGTCTCCTGCTCGCGCTCGCGGCCGTGCCGTACGGGCGGTGGACGCGGGCCGCGCTCGCGGCGAGCGCGGTCGTGGCGGTCGCCTGCGCGGCGCTGCCCGTGCGCGCGCTGGCCGCCCATCGCCGTACGCGGCTCCACACGGGCCGCGAGGACGTGGCCACGGCCCGCCCGACACCGCGCCGCACGATCGCCGAACTGACCGTCCTGGTCCTGGCGGTCGGCGCCATCGTGGCGCTGCGCCGCCGGGGCGCGACGGACGGCGGGGACGGCCTCGTCGCCCTCGCCCCGGTCCTGGTCGGCGTGGTCGCCGCGTTCGTCCTCGTACGGGTCCACCCGCTCGTCCTGCGTCGTCTCGTGGGCCCCGCCGGACGGCTGCGCGGCGCCATCGGCCTGCTGTCGCTGGCCCGCGCGGCCCGCACCAGGGCGAGCGCGGGCACGGCGGTCCTGCCGCTGCTCGCGCTGCTCACCGCGCTGACCACGGCGGCGTTCGGCGGCTCCGTGCTCGCCGGCATCGACGGCACCCGCGACCGCGCCGCGCTCCTCGCGACCGGCGCGGACGCCCGTGTCGACGGCAGCGGCCCGCTGTCCGCGCGCACGATCGACGCGATCCGCGAGGCCCCCGGCGTCTCCGGCGCCACCGGGGTCACGGTCCGCTACGACGCGGAGGTCAAGGAGGGCACGCGCCGCTTCCCGCTGGCTGCGGTCGACCCGCGGGCGTACGCGGACCTCGCCGCCCGGACGGACCTCGGCGCCTTCCCCGCGAGCAAGCTGAAGCAGCCCGCCTCGAAGTCGTCCGCGATCCCGGCGCTGATCTCCCCGTCCCTGCGGGAACAGTTCACCGGCGGCCGCCTCGTCCTGTGGATGAACGGCGAGACGGTGACCCTGCGCCCGGCGGTCGTCCGCTCCGAGACGCCCGCCCTCGCCGACGACTTCCTGATCGTCGACGCACGGGCCCTCGCCCGCGCCACCGAAGCCCCCGCCCGCCCCACGTCCCTCCTCCTCACCGGCGCCCACATCGACGCGCGGGCCCTACGCAAGGCCGCGGGGGACGACACGACCGTGCGCGTACGGTCCGTCGAGCGCGCCCGGTACGTGGACTCGCCGCTCCAGACCGGCGCCACCGACAGCTACGTCGCGGCCGTCGCCGCGGGCGCGGGCTTCGCCGCCCTCGCGCTGCTCCTCGCCCTGGCCCGCGCGACACCGGAACGCCTCGCGCTCCTGGCCCGCCTGCGCACCATGGGCCTCACCCGCGGGCAGGCCCGCCGCCTGCTGATCCTGGAGTCCCTCCCCCAGGCGCTCCTGGCGACGGCGGGCGGCGCCCTGACCGGCTGGGCGGCGGTCCAACTCCTCTCCCCCGGCCTCGACCTGACGTCCCTCGCCCTGGCGGACGAGACGTCGACGGCGGCCTCCCACCTCCGCACGGACCCCCTCTCCCTGGCGCTCCCGGCCGTCTGCGTCCTCCTCCTGGCGACGGGAACGGCCACACTCCAGGCATATCGCTCGGGAAGACGCAGCGCGGCGAGAGAGCTGAGAGCGGGGGAAGAGGCGCCGCTGTAG
- a CDS encoding ATP-binding cassette domain-containing protein, translating to MTPDTPAPAPTLADLEQRATAHRDRPAYGHDALITCDRLVRVFTTDGVEVQALQGLDLLVRNGELMALVGASGSGKSTLMNILAGLDEPTAGAAKVAGYDLLAMGSKERLRYRREAVGFVWQQTARNLLPYLTAAQNVALPMQLRGRTRRSAKAERATQLLTMLGVADCHDRRPQQMSGGQQQRVAIAVALANEPKVLLADEPTGELDSHTGEQIFAAFRTANEELGTTVVIVTHDQTVASEVRRTVAIRDGRTSTEVLRHRHVDETTGQESLVSREYAMLDRAGRLQLPAEYTESLGMRDRVLLELEEDHIQIRPDDQDR from the coding sequence ATGACACCGGACACCCCGGCGCCCGCCCCCACCCTCGCCGACCTGGAACAGCGCGCCACCGCCCACCGGGACCGCCCCGCCTACGGCCACGACGCCCTGATCACCTGCGACCGGCTCGTGCGCGTCTTCACGACGGACGGCGTCGAGGTCCAGGCCCTCCAGGGCCTCGATCTCCTCGTCCGCAACGGCGAGTTGATGGCGCTGGTGGGCGCGTCCGGCAGCGGAAAATCCACCCTGATGAACATCCTGGCGGGCCTGGACGAACCCACGGCGGGCGCGGCGAAGGTGGCCGGCTACGACCTGCTCGCGATGGGGTCGAAGGAGCGCCTGCGCTACCGCCGCGAGGCGGTCGGCTTCGTCTGGCAGCAGACGGCCCGCAACCTCCTGCCGTACCTGACGGCAGCTCAGAACGTGGCGCTGCCCATGCAGTTGCGCGGCAGGACCCGCCGCTCGGCGAAGGCGGAACGGGCGACGCAGCTCCTCACCATGCTCGGTGTGGCGGACTGCCACGACCGCCGCCCACAGCAGATGTCCGGCGGCCAGCAGCAGCGCGTGGCGATCGCCGTGGCCCTCGCCAACGAACCGAAGGTGCTGCTCGCCGACGAGCCCACCGGCGAACTCGACTCGCACACCGGCGAGCAGATCTTCGCCGCGTTCCGCACGGCGAACGAGGAGTTGGGCACCACGGTCGTCATCGTCACCCACGACCAGACGGTGGCGAGCGAGGTCCGCCGCACAGTGGCGATCCGCGACGGCCGTACGTCGACGGAGGTGCTGCGCCACCGGCACGTGGACGAGACGACGGGCCAGGAGTCCCTGGTCTCCCGCGAGTACGCGATGCTGGACCGGGCGGGACGGCTCCAACTCCCCGCGGAGTACACGGAGTCGCTGGGCATGCGCGACCGCGTGCTCCTGGAACTGGAGGAGGACCACATCCAGATCCGGCCGGACGACCAGGACCGCTGA
- a CDS encoding thioesterase family protein — MARHVYACPLRWADMDAYGHVNNVVFLRYLEEARIDFLFRPDKDFQQGSVVARHEIDYKRQLVHRHRPVDIEMWVTEVRAASFTLAYEVKDDDQVYVRASTVIVPFDFEAQRPRRITAEEREFLDEYRDDADDAAGALAA; from the coding sequence ATGGCTCGCCACGTATACGCCTGCCCCCTGCGCTGGGCGGACATGGACGCGTACGGCCACGTCAACAACGTGGTCTTTCTTCGGTACCTCGAAGAAGCGCGGATCGACTTCCTGTTCCGTCCGGACAAGGACTTCCAGCAGGGGTCCGTCGTGGCGCGCCATGAGATCGACTACAAGCGGCAGTTGGTGCACCGGCACCGTCCGGTGGACATCGAGATGTGGGTGACCGAGGTGCGTGCCGCCTCGTTCACGCTCGCCTACGAGGTCAAGGACGACGACCAGGTCTACGTCCGGGCGTCGACGGTCATAGTGCCGTTCGACTTCGAGGCGCAGCGTCCGCGGCGGATCACCGCCGAGGAGCGGGAGTTCCTGGACGAGTACCGGGACGACGCCGACGACGCCGCGGGGGCGCTCGCGGCATGA
- the ettA gene encoding energy-dependent translational throttle protein EttA, with amino-acid sequence MAEYIYTMRKTRKAHGDKVILDDVTLNFLPGAKIGVVGPNGAGKSTVLKIMAGLEQPSNGDAFLSPGFSVGILMQEPKLDESKSVLENVQDGAAEVMGKLKRFNEVAELMATDYSDALMEEMGKLQEDLDHADAWDLDGQLEQAMDALGCPPGDWPVTNLSGGEKRRVALCKLLIEAPDLLLLDEPTNHLDAESVNWLEQHLAKYKGAVVAVTHDRYFLDNVAEWILELDRGRAIPYEGNYSTYLTKKSERLKVEGKKDEKRQKRLKEELEWVRSNAKGRQAKSKARLARYEEMAAEADKMRKLDFEEIQIPPGPRLGSIVVEVENLSKAFGEKVLIDDLSFSLPRNGIVGVIGPNGAGKTTLFKMIQGLETPDSGSIKVGDTVKISYVDQNRANIDPKKTLWAVVSDELDYINVGQVEMPSRAYVSAFGFKGPDQQKPAGVLSGGERNRLNLALTLKQGGNLLLLDEPTNDLDVETLSSLENALLEFPGAAVVVSHDRWFLDRVATHILAYEGDSKWFWFEGNFESYEKNKIERLGAEAARPHRATYKKLTRG; translated from the coding sequence TTGGCTGAGTACATCTACACCATGCGCAAGACGCGCAAGGCGCACGGCGACAAGGTGATCCTCGATGACGTCACCCTGAACTTCCTTCCTGGCGCGAAGATCGGTGTAGTCGGTCCCAACGGCGCCGGTAAGTCGACCGTCCTGAAGATCATGGCGGGCCTGGAGCAGCCGTCGAACGGTGACGCGTTCCTGTCGCCCGGCTTCAGCGTCGGCATCCTCATGCAGGAGCCGAAGCTCGACGAGTCGAAGTCCGTCCTGGAGAACGTGCAGGACGGCGCGGCCGAGGTCATGGGCAAGCTCAAGCGCTTCAACGAGGTCGCCGAGCTCATGGCCACCGACTACAGCGACGCGCTGATGGAGGAGATGGGCAAGCTCCAGGAGGACCTCGACCACGCCGACGCGTGGGACCTCGACGGTCAGCTGGAGCAGGCCATGGACGCGCTGGGCTGCCCGCCCGGCGACTGGCCCGTCACCAACCTCTCCGGTGGTGAGAAGCGCCGCGTCGCGCTCTGCAAGCTGCTCATCGAGGCGCCCGACCTGCTGCTCCTCGACGAGCCCACCAACCACCTCGACGCCGAGTCGGTGAACTGGCTGGAGCAGCACCTGGCCAAGTACAAGGGCGCCGTCGTGGCCGTCACCCACGACCGGTACTTCCTCGACAACGTCGCCGAGTGGATCCTCGAGCTCGACCGTGGCCGCGCGATCCCCTACGAGGGCAACTACTCGACGTACCTCACCAAGAAGTCCGAGCGGCTCAAGGTCGAGGGCAAGAAGGACGAGAAGCGGCAGAAGCGGCTCAAGGAAGAGCTGGAGTGGGTGCGGTCCAACGCCAAGGGGCGTCAGGCCAAGTCCAAGGCCCGCCTCGCCCGCTACGAGGAGATGGCCGCCGAGGCCGACAAGATGCGGAAGCTGGACTTCGAGGAGATCCAGATCCCGCCGGGCCCGCGTCTGGGCAGCATCGTCGTCGAGGTCGAGAACCTCAGCAAGGCCTTCGGTGAGAAGGTCCTGATCGACGACCTCAGCTTCTCGCTGCCGCGGAACGGCATCGTCGGCGTCATCGGCCCGAACGGCGCCGGCAAGACCACGCTCTTCAAGATGATCCAGGGCCTGGAGACGCCGGACTCGGGTTCGATCAAGGTCGGCGACACGGTCAAGATCTCGTACGTCGACCAGAACCGCGCCAACATCGACCCGAAGAAGACCCTCTGGGCCGTGGTCTCCGACGAGCTCGACTACATCAACGTCGGCCAGGTCGAGATGCCGTCGCGCGCCTACGTCTCGGCGTTCGGCTTCAAGGGCCCCGACCAGCAGAAGCCGGCCGGTGTGCTCTCCGGTGGTGAGCGCAACCGCCTCAACCTCGCGCTCACCCTCAAGCAGGGCGGCAACCTGCTGCTCCTCGACGAGCCGACGAACGACCTCGACGTCGAGACCCTCAGCAGCCTCGAGAACGCCCTGCTGGAGTTCCCGGGTGCGGCTGTGGTCGTCTCCCACGACCGCTGGTTCCTGGACCGGGTGGCCACGCACATCCTCGCGTACGAGGGTGACTCCAAGTGGTTCTGGTTCGAGGGCAACTTCGAGTCGTACGAGAAGAACAAGATCGAGCGGCTCGGTGCCGAGGCGGCCCGTCCGCACCGCGCCACCTACAAGAAGCTGACCCGCGGCTGA